A window from Plasmodium gaboni strain SY75 chromosome 9, whole genome shotgun sequence encodes these proteins:
- a CDS encoding hypothetical protein (conserved Plasmodium protein, unknown function) — protein MYNDEIKIIEKEYKAFYLKFEYIDQNTFCIHLKKDDIIKEEEKKKKKIVDEDKNNEENIKIITDDKIKHKFLSSKYIENDNILIFYIKNHPNYFEILNNTSYNDIKIFENIEQLFNVYCPLSFKKFICEKIQAQLNKNK, from the coding sequence ATGtataatgatgaaataaaaattatagaaaaggaatataaagcgttttatttaaaatttgaatatataGATCAAAACACATTTTGTATACATCTTAAGAAAgatgatattataaaagaagaagaaaaaaaaaaaaaaaaaattgtagATGAGGacaaaaataatgaagaaaatataaaaatcataacagatgataaaataaaacataaatttttatcatcaaaatatatagagaatgacaatatattaatattttatatcaaaaatCATCCAAATTATTTCGAAATACTAAATAATACTTcatataatgatataaaaatttttgaaaatattgaaCAACTTTTTAATGTATATTGTCCTTTgtcatttaaaaaatttatatgcGAAAAAATTCAAGCacaattaaataaaaataaataa
- a CDS encoding hypothetical protein (conserved Plasmodium protein, unknown function), translated as MSNDQDLKNSFLQDLKEYSTNNDKKFPEVLKNYITQNIEDQDEAERFLKEFNDSYLKEMNLDELELLCSMILKKKKLSAN; from the exons atgagtAATGATCAggatttaaaaaattccTTCTTGCAAGACTTGAAGGAATATTCAACAAATAATGATAAGAAATTTCCTGaagttttaaaaaattatatcaCACAAAATATTGAAGATCAAGATGAAGCTGAAAG atTTCTGAAAGAGTTTAATGATTCCTACTTAAAAGAAATGAACCTGGATGAACTTGAACTGTTATGTTCAATGATactgaaaaaaaaaaaattatcagCCAATTAA
- a CDS encoding putative tubulin-specific chaperone: protein MNDYVQVDFVHNMFKNKTWKEIKLNKFDSIKNIKKKIYTHTGTSYDNMNLYAYDENDIDNTQVFLSNDEYCLNDYNVKDNYIIYIQEKNKTYNSDDIIYNLDDEKKLQKLAHLKYTMNDEEYDKRPDNIRNFLKKLREKNKTQTNLYNQQEEGNNKINDNHPINSSSIINNSYDQELYQIGKRCRIKLGDRRGILKFVGNIKNNNDIYVGVDLDEPLGNSDGMYKKTKLFECKGDKYGYIGNIDSIEVGDFPPFDIMDLEEF, encoded by the coding sequence atgAATGATTACGTTCAAGTTGACTTTGTACATAACATGTTTAAGAATAAAACATGgaaagaaataaaattaaataaattcGATAGTATTAAgaatataaagaaaaaaatatatactcACACAGGGACCtcatatgataatatgaacCTGTATGCCTATGATGAAAACGATATAGATAATACTCAAGTTTTTTTGAGTAATGATGAATATTGTttaaatgattataatgtaaaggataattatattatatatatccaagaaaaaaacaaaacatACAATTCAGatgatataatttataatctagatgatgaaaaaaaacTACAAAAGTTAGCACACCTAAAATATACAATGAATGATGAGGAATATGATAAAAGACCTGATAATATAAGAAACTTtctaaaaaaattaagagaaaaaaataaaacacAAACAAATCTATATAACCAACAAGAAGAAGGAAAcaataaaattaatgataatCATCCTATTAATTCTTCTAGTATAATTAATAACTCCTATGATCAAGAATTATATCAAATAGGAAAGAGATGTAGAATTAAACTAGGGGATAGAAGAGGAATTCTTAAATTCGTTggtaatataaaaaataataatgatatttatGTAGGCGTAGATTTAGATGAACCGTTAGGAAATTCAGATGGcatgtataaaaaaacaaaattatttgaatGTAAAGGAGATAAATATGGTTATATAGGTAATATTGATTCTATAGAAGTCGGTGATTTCCCTCCCTTCGATATAATGGACTTGGAGGAATtctaa
- a CDS encoding putative zinc finger protein, with amino-acid sequence MSVNTSKKGYNKYMDKRMYLNNNNNSNNNNNNNNSNNNSNNNNSNSSNVNQKEKMPQGQNNSNCNSNNEEYRNLKKDDNMSNVVNTSERRILFYKTKICPWYIKGKCERRKTCLYAHAQNELRELPNLCKTSLCPKLKINELCNDKKCKYAHTNIELRATENLYKTALCESFIKGKCFSGQFCRYAHGHNELRENPMEITDKNIIIGTSKNKSDKQEYEKKKNSSNSSNNNSNNSNNSNNSHNSNNSNNSHNSNSNNMNHHINSNSSNSSNHINNNVDSSKRNETYCIFPKKKEIYFNKVNALTEDDGIYDITETIDPQLLNDSNTDNSYECNKKGAAVISSNNANNNTPTEYVLKNGIKNAKNNMSNNNINANINVVNNGSASVAHMNHMMFNNMHHMNGMNHMNGMNHMNSMNHMNNMNHMNGMNHMNNMNLMNNMNHMNNLNQINNMNHINVNMNSFINGNMNHMTVLNHMNPMNMNMNLNHMNNMNNLNNLNHMNFNMNPMNFNMNHMNHINNNNNSNNCGNGIIPPVMNTSLENYNKAEDNSKFNEEQFLNDNLNVLGFLEESTCGEKFGRCSSTNNLLTDINSTNKQDSSNFTYNNCTNIDGIYNNNMKYNNNNNNNMEDNFNQFNNNNAEKFNYEDFFFGTISNNHSNNNTLSNNIILNNDEVLHSRTQALNSYIMNDDVNNNTAPSTGRESSNNEEILNNKMVINNDTYNKEKENKTNNNTTNNINNNSENNVVTWEDFSLFGKSKAPISENDYFKIFNYGICNNVDNKLYENCDAYKNDIEKYDKSLFIL; translated from the coding sequence ATGAGTGTAAATACAAGTAAGAAAGGTTATAATAAGTATATGGATAAAAGAATGTActtgaataataataataatagtaataataataataataataataatagtaataataatagtaataataataatagtaatagtaGTAACGTGAATCAAAAAGAGAAGATGCCACAAGGTCAGAATAATAGTAATTgtaatagtaataatgAAGAGTATCGTAATTTAAAGaaagatgataatatgaGTAATGTTGTGAATACAAGTGAGAGACgaattttattttataaaactAAAATATGTCCTTGGTATATTAAAGGAAAATGTGAAAGAAGAAAAACTTGTTTATATGCTCATGCTCAAAATGAATTAAGAGAATTACCAAATTTATGTAAAACAAGTTTATGTCctaaattaaaaataaatgaattatgtaatgataaaaaatgtaaatatgCTCATACAAATATAGAATTAAGAGCAACagaaaatttatataaaactGCATTATGTGAGAGTTTTATTAAAGGTAAATGTTTTTCTGGACAATTTTGTAGATATGCTCATGGTCATAATGAATTAAGAGAAAACCCCATGGAAATAActgataaaaatattattattggTACTAGTAAAAATAAGAGTGATAAGCAAGAATAtgagaagaaaaagaattCTAGTAATAGTAGTAACAACAACAGCAATAATAGCAATAATAGCAATAATAGCCACAACAGCAATAATAGCAATAATAGCCACAACAGcaatagtaataatatgaatCATCATATTAATAGCAATAGTAGTAATAGTAGtaatcatattaataataatgtgGATTCAAGTAAAAGGAACGAAACCTATTGTATATTTCCAAAGaagaaagaaatatattttaataaagtTAATGCATTGACAGAAGATGATGGAATTTATGATATTACTGAAACAATTGATCCTcaattattaaatgatagTAATACTGACAATTCATATgaatgtaataaaaaaggtGCAGCGGTTATAAGTTCTAATAATGCTAATAATAATACGCCTACTGAgtatgtattaaaaaatggaaTAAAGAATGCTAAGAATAATATGAgcaataataatataaatgcAAATATTAATGTTGTTAATAATGGTAGTGCTAGTGTTGCACATATGAATCATATGATGTTCAATAATATGCATCACATGAATGGAATGAATCATATGAATGGCATGAATCATATGAATAGTATGaatcatatgaataatatgaatcATATGAATGGTATGaatcatatgaataatatgaaccttatgaataatatgaaccatatgaataatttgaaccaaataaataatatgaaccATATTAATGTGAATATGAATAGTTTTATTAATGGAAACATGAATCACATGACCGTGTTAAATCATATGAACCCAATGAATATGAACATGAATCTAaatcatatgaataatatgaataatttgaataatttGAATCACATGAACTTTAATATGAACCCTATGAATTTCAATATGAATCATATGAACCACataaataacaataataatagtaataattGTGGTAATGGTATTATTCCTCCTGTTATGAATACATCATtagaaaattataacaaGGCAGAAGACAATAGCAAATTCAACGAAGAACAATTTTTGAACGACAACTTAAATGTATTAGGCTTTCTTGAAGAATCTACATGTGGAGAAAAATTTGGAAGGTGTTCAAGTACTAACAATTTGTTAACCGATATAAATAGTACGAATAAACAAGACAGTAGtaattttacatataaCAACTGCACAAATATAGATGgcatatataataataatatgaaatataataataataataataataatatggagGACAATTTTAATCAGtttaataacaataatgCAGAGAAATTTAATTATGAAGATTTTTTCTTTGGAACTATTTCGAATAATCATTCTAATAACAATACATTGAgcaataatattatattaaataacGATGAGGTATTACATAGTAGAACTCAAGCATTAAACAGTTATATTATGAATGATgatgtaaataataatacagCACCTTCAACCGGAAGAGAAAGTAGTAACAATGAAGAAATcttaaataataaaatggtaataaataatgatacatataataaagaaaaagaaaataaaacaaataacaatacaacaaataatattaataataattctgAAAATAATGTAGTTACATGGGAGgatttttctttatttgGAAAATCTAAAGCACCTATCTCAGAAAATGATTACTTTAAAATTTTCAACTATGGAATATGTAACAATGTGGATAATAAATTGTATGAAAATTGTGAtgcatataaaaatgacATTGAAAAGTATGACAaatctttatttattctttaa
- a CDS encoding dynein light intermediate chain 2, cytosolic: MYRLFHFYKSTMKKDNKNFSNSSIGLLKKKSTTKPDISKVNVKHKDKATIKGKEKDNISVLSKKNNINDKKKDINTLNHSTNIKMNEKESLTFNNSIINIEYDHKNVDINGQVKLLNEEMKEKKIELDNINKNDNLHNHSNINHVHISIANKFKREDNMDVLKKDNNEEILSNKLYQEKEDITYKINDLEKKIILDDKSKMKDEDNIDILNKNNLYVLDNDIKHINDGIHIFDNYNGDNDDTYNINNEYNSDSNNNNNNNTHNDDNSDNSHNSNSYNRHNDDNNDMYIKNNDYYTYDYEDQKNAHKNTKNIDEEKPCNIYDNILKRLNIEKNENLENSHIIIFGNKDVGKSCLVKALQEICINNDEQNDYPFYCNKNRVLPLDYACLKVKNMDENRKMKDIKSNSHIWILQHPSYIHSLIKNIKNFKNVQNVIILICTDLYKPYNIMSDINNWIDTLYILFEAIHSNTSLKTLNQLKEKMENYIYDYKNNILEKGGKRDDYKNEELKDKHEKINNITDSNNDNISNNNNNMVSQDKERLIKINLTFPIFFIICKSDGYEILNNRTYQGYMDVIISYLRNLAINYHAAIIYCNTINKENPKNIELLYKYIMHRLYNFPFKEKPILNDYEKIFIPSGYDNIELINKSIKNTFVENFNKPYDSIIIKPIPNKSIVEQNENVVDDFYFNEFLANLSNDINKIKKNNENVSTWDKNKIDVIVNKNNLYTEENNENNLNKDKIDQSLHSFFQNLLAKGRSKSPSTPNINPTLEKRNINL, encoded by the coding sequence atgtatagattatttcatttttataaaagcACAATGAAGAAAGATAATAAGAATTTTTCAAATAGTTCAATTGgtcttttaaaaaaaaaaagtacaACTAAGCCGGATATTTCGAAGGTTAATGTGAAACATAAGGATAAGGCAACaataaaaggaaaagaaaaagataaCATTTCTGTATTGtctaaaaaaaataacataaatgataagaaaaaagatataaacACATTAAACCATTCtacaaatataaagatGAATGAGAAAGAATCTTTaacatttaataattcaatTATCAATATAGAATATGATCATAAAAATGTTGATATCAATGGACAAGtcaaattattaaatgaagaaatgaaggaaaaaaaaattgaattggataatattaataaaaatgataatttacATAATCATAGCAATATTAATCATGTTCATATTTCAATTGcaaataaatttaaaaggGAAGATAATATGgatgtattaaaaaaagataataatgaagaaattttatctaataaattatatcaagaaaaagaagatataacttataaaataaatgatctggaaaaaaaaattatattgGATGATAAATCTAAAATGAAGGATGAAgataatattgatatattGAACAAAAATAATCTTTATGTATTAGACAATGATATTAAACACATAAATGATGGAATTCatatttttgataattataatggTGATAACGATGATACgtataatattaataacGAATATAATAGtgatagtaataataataataataataatactcataatgatgataatagTGATAATAGTCATAATAGCAATTCATATAATAGACAcaatgatgataataatgatatgtatattaaaaataatgattattatacatatgaTTATGAGGATCAAAAAAATGCACATAAGAATactaaaaatatagatgaagaaaaaccatgtaatatatatgataatatattaaaacGATTAAATATTGagaaaaatgaaaatttagaaaatagtcatataataatatttggAAATAAGGATGTAGGGAAATCATGTTTAGTCAAAGCATTACAAgaaatatgtataaataatgatgaacAGAATGATTACCCTTTTTATTGTAATAAGAATAGAGTTTTGCCATTAGATTATGCTTGtttaaaagtaaaaaatatggatGAAAATAGAAAGATGaaagatataaaaagtaataGCCATATATGGATTTTACAACATCCATCTTATATTCATTCATTgattaaaaatataaaaaattttaaaaatgtacaaaatgtaattattttaatatgtaCAGATTTATACAAAccttataatattatgtctgatataaataattgGATAGATACcttgtatattttatttgaagCAATACATTCTAATACGAGCTTAAAGACATTAAATcaattaaaagaaaaaatggaaaattatatatatgattataaaaataacatattaGAAAAGGGGGGAAAAAGAGatgattataaaaatgaagaacTAAAAGACAAACAcgaaaaaataaataatattactgatagtaataatgataatattagtaataataataataatatggtCAGTCAGGACAAAGAACGcttaataaaaataaatttaaccttcccaatattttttattatttgtaaatCTGATGGATATGAAATTTTGAACAATAGAACCTATCAAGGATATATGGATGTTATCATCTCCTATCTACGTAATCTAGCCATAAATTATCATGCGGCTATAATATATTGCAATACTATCAATAAAGAGAATcctaaaaatatagaattattgtataaatatattatgcatagattatataattttccTTTTAAAGAGAAACCAATTTTAAATgattatgaaaaaatattcatacCATCAGGATATGATAATAtagaattaataaataaatcaatAAAAAACACATTTGTTGAAAATTTCAATAAACCATATGATTCAATTATTATTAAGCCAATACCAAATAAAAGCATAGTCgaacaaaatgaaaatgttgtagatgatttttattttaatgaATTCTTAGCAAATTTATctaatgatataaataaaattaaaaagaataatgaaaatgtaTCAACTTGggataaaaataaaattgatgttattgttaataaaaataatttatatacagaagaaaataatgaaaacaatttaaataaagataaaatagATCAATCATTACATAGCTTTTTTCAAAATCTTTTAGCTAAAGGAAGATCCAAATCACCTAGTACTCCTAATATTAACCCAACATtagaaaaaagaaatataaatttatga
- a CDS encoding leucine-rich repeat protein, translated as MNEQKYHVNDKQNTSFLFYEKIYEGDERCLFNIIISFKKLKIYNEKDFEEVINLNSENILKDIVMIEEQLQRNTYNNEIIKEGKNKSKNKKYFDIDEHINKEMDNININQINNNNNNNNNKYDNCDDIYKNCKNQFDIINAHIDSNINGHILNKISEREEKKLCVIWDLDLSYNYFKEISIDNIFSIMIKKNIISDKNIIQLNNLRTLNLRKNNLIYFPYISKFVLDGLINLHISHNYIEGCNNYMDEMNNIKNLDKNICDKEINNKKNNKINNNINNNNFYYEGMWNNIVPNLKNIYLQNNYLQSFFSLKYLINKHKNIKYINISFNKINFLTDLFILKNVEHINLSYNTFMKLQSNMTSDGLTKDINNIKHKNDISNNMDELIENDEDISMNVDHTIKQKDVSFCLEGRDNRNILNLERTCKNNYDNDNKIIFHNFLLNLKFFFPCLKNLNIKYTGVYYKFKFYIKKEDYKDELNYFIDFK; from the coding sequence ATGAATGAACAAAAGTACCATGTGAATGATAAGCAAAACACGTcgtttttattttatgaaaaaatatatgaagGTGATGAAAGGTGCctatttaatataattataagttttaaaaaattgaaaatatataatgagAAAGATTTTGAAGAAGTTATAAATTTGAATTcagaaaatatattgaaagATATTGTAATGATAGAGGAGCAGTTACAAAGgaatacatataataatgagataataaaagagggaaaaaacaaaagtaaaaataaaaaatattttgatatagatgaacatataaataaagaaatggataatataaatattaatcaaataaataataataataataataataataataaatatgataattgtgatgatatttataaaaattgtaaAAACCAGtttgatattattaacGCACATATTGATTCTAATATAAATGGTCATATACTAAATAAAATATCTGAAagagaagaaaaaaaattgtgTGTAATATGGGACCTTgatttatcatataattattttaaagaaatttctatagataatatattttcaattatgataaaaaaaaatattatcagtgataagaatattatacaattaaataatttaagaACATTAAACTTGAGGAagaataatttaatatattttccttaTATATCAAAGTTTGTATTGGATGGCTTAATTAATTTACACATATCacataattatatagaaggatgtaataattatatggatgaaatgaataatatcaaaaatttagataaaaatatatgtgacaaagaaataaataataaaaaaaataataaaataaataataatataaataataacaatttttattatgaagGTATGTGGAATAATATAGTACctaatttaaaaaatatttatttacaaaataattatttgcaatcttttttttctttaaaatatttaattaataaacataaaaatataaaatatataaatatcagttttaataaaattaatttcTTAACAGATTTATTTATCTTAAAAAATGTAGAACATATAAACTTGTCTTATAATACTTTTATGAAGCTACAAAGTAATATGACATCAGATGGATTAACAAAAgacataaataatataaaacacAAGAACGATATaagtaataatatggatGAGTTAATTGAGAATGATGAAGATATATCTATGAATGTAGATCACACGATTAAACAAAAAGATGTGTCTTTTTGTCTAGAAGGACGAGACAATAggaatatattaaatttgGAGCGTAcatgtaaaaataattatgataatgataataaaattatatttcataattttttattaaatttgaaatttttttttccatgtttaaaaaatttaaatataaaatatacagGAGTTTACTATAAATTTAagttttatataaaaaaggaagaTTATAAGGATGAACtgaattattttattgattttaaataa
- a CDS encoding arginase: MLDTIESYIKNHKEKENLYVKKNVSIIGSPLAAGQPLGGVQLACDDLRKLGLHNVIDMLGWKYEDIGNVENVYNDMKQEEKPNNHINHINHNNDNNDNNNYIPNGVIKEKKHELSNNKMNGHVNHNLYDNYEENNVISANDKYQNSCYYDNIRNVKEIGIFNKNLFDTMSNELRKKNFVLNIGGDHGVAFGSILSSLQIYENLRVIWIDAHGDINIPETSPSGNYHGMTLAHTLGLFKKKVPYFEWSEKLTYLKPENTAIIGIRDIDAYEKIILKKCNINYYTIFDIEKNGIYKTICSALEKIDPNSNCPIHISFDIDSVDNVFAPGTGTVAKGGLNYREINLLMKILAETKRVVSMDLVEYNPFLDEQDKKVHGDALPILDNATKTGKLCLELIARVLGYDIV; the protein is encoded by the coding sequence atgttgGATACTATTGAAAGTTATATCAAAAATCACAAGGAAAAGGAAAACCTTTATGTTAAGAAAAACGTTTCCATTATTGGTTCTCCTCTTGCTGCTGGTCAACCTCTTGGGGGTGTGCAATTAGCATGTGATGACTTGAGAAAATTAGGTTTACATAATGTTATAGATATGTTAGGATGGAAATATGAAGATATAGGCAATGTAGAGAATGTGTATAATGATATGAAACAAGAAGAAAAACCtaataatcatattaaCCATATAAACcataataatgataataatgataataataattatattcCTAATGGTGTaattaaagaaaagaaaCATGAATTgtcaaataataaaatgaatgGACATGTGAAccataatttatatgacAATTATGAAGAGAATAATGTAATATCAGCAAACGATAAGTATCAAAATAGTTgttattatgataatataaggaatgtaaaagaaattggtatattcaataaaaatttatttgataCTATGAGCAATgaattaagaaaaaaaaattttgtattAAATATAGGAGGTGACCATGGTGTAGCTTTTGGTAGTATCCTAAGCTCATTACAAATATATGAGAATTTAAGAGTTATATGGATAGATGCTCATGGAGATATAAACATACCAGAAACATCTCCATCTGGTAATTATCATGGTATGACATTAGCACACACATTAGGgttatttaaaaaaaaagttcCATATTTTGAATGGTCCGAAAAAttaacatatttaaaaCCAGAAAATACAGCTATTATAGGAATAAGAGATATAGATgcatatgaaaaaattattttaaaaaaatgtaatattaattattatactatttttgatatagaaaaaaatggTATCTATAAAACAATTTGTTCAGCATTAGAAAAAATAGATCCAAATTCAAATTGTCCTATCCATATTTCTTTTGATATAGATAGTGTTGATAATGTATTTGCTCCAGGAACAGGTACTGTAGCTAAGGGAGGATTAAATTATAGAgaaattaatttattaatgaaaatattagCTGAAACTAAAAGAGTTGTCTCTATGGATTTAGTTGAATATAATCCATTTCTTGATGAACAAGATAAAAAAGTTCATGGAGATGCATTGCCTATATTGGATAATGCAACAAAAACAGGAAAATTATGTTTAGAACTTATAGCACGAGTTTTAGGATACGATATAGTGTAA
- a CDS encoding putative Maf-like protein, translated as MNNHNLNNQHSLNNIHNSKNEMKNGLFLKKDMDINKNDEITKELELEFDEEIVSRLLCLVHNKNVKHKVLKINNLIDENLYNYIVNSEENKNYINNDQHVTNEKQETNGNVHNEKEPYNIQQKMNNNISQHSIELNKFLIDHNNYDTTTTNNNNNNNDINDNNNYLSKNKKENDHFHYKKRNDNINILGETNNVLFLCYDETNDDCITCDKYRNNYMSNMQISNNIDINKLNDLNDYFFILGSTSTSRKYILKKSNLNFLSIRIHVDEKKIGCRNKHDPLTLTSNISIAKGLKLLSMIKKDSQLKEQIFKLANKKKIILLVGDEVIYCNNKIYEKPTDQKEATDFLKSYNNNKCFSYSSITLIEYETEKIVTGIDESIINIYDMNDNIIKKILEDPSIYFCAGALKIENIYMHKHINVIKGNIDSIFGLSINLLFHLLTIL; from the coding sequence atgaataatCACAATTTAAATAACCAACACAGTTTAAATAATATCCataattcaaaaaatgaaatgaaaaatggattattcttaaaaaaagatatggatataaacaaaaatgatgaaataaCAAAAGAGCTGGAACTAGAATTTGATGAAGAAATAGTTTCCCGTCTACTATGTCTTGTACACAATAAAAATGTCAAACATAAAGTactaaaaataaataatttaatagatgaaaatttatataattatattgtaaatagcgaagaaaataaaaattatattaacaatGATCAACATGTGACAAATGAGAAACAAGAAACAAATGGAAATGTGCATAACGAAAAAGAAccatataatattcaacaaaaaatgaataataacATATCTCAACATTCAAttgaattaaataaatttttaatcgatcataataattatgatacAACAACTACgaacaacaacaataataataatgatattaatgataataataattatttaagCAAGAACAAAAAGGAAAATGATCATTTTCactataaaaaaagaaatgataatataaacattttaGGTGAAACAAATAATGTCCTTTTTCTATGTTATGATGAAACAAATGACGATTGTATTACTTGtgataaatatagaaataattatatgtcAAATATGCAAATatctaataatattgatataaataaattaaatgattTGAATGactatttttttattcttgGATCTACTTCTACTtcaagaaaatatattttaaaaaaaagtaatttaaattttttatcaataCGTATACATGTTgatgaaaagaaaattgGATGTAGAAATAAGCACGACCCCCTTACATTGACATCTAATATATCTATAGCCAAAGGATTGAAATTATTAAGtatgataaaaaaagattCACAATTAAAAGAACAAATTTTTAAGTTAGctaataagaaaaaaataatattattagtaGGAGATGAAGTTATTTATTgtaataacaaaatatatgaaaaacCAACAGATCAAAAAGAAGCGACTGATTTTCttaaatcatataataataataaatgttttAGTTATAGTAGTATTACTTTAATTGAATATGAAACAGAAAAAATTGTCACAGGTATAGACGAATCAattatcaatatttatgatatgaatgataatataattaaaaagatattAGAGGATCcttctatatatttttgtgCAGGTGCTTTGaaaattgaaaatatatatatgcataaacatataaatgttaTTAAAGGAAATATAGACAGCATTTTTGGCTTGTCAATAAATTTGTTATTTCATTTGCTCACCATTTTGTGA